A single window of Botrytis cinerea B05.10 chromosome 3, complete sequence DNA harbors:
- the Bcpet127 gene encoding Bcpet127 — protein sequence MFVSLSRRTPKLQQSHVCTSCLSKLLGTSDALPLYSNAIRGAPRAPRNAATFSTTRLNYKKKNTNADTKKADSTPKDSGDTNKAEKARVLSSIEASKSKKVSKSKKKKLARQVNEEEKGEQQQATLGQGDINPKGGNQTNIKDSGAKSKTKTKKNAKKGTPKSKTTSGNTTSKKTNEEEIESKDRIKKVKQKLINYVNSTSSKSLIRKIESNDAASDDTKNLKVAPWQLHSIYEAMVAEKGEAAARKDLVDLIQKGGLTTTDRTQVMKELRASLVNRPTPKKEDVVSEAVSSSTNLAGMLASFESIHQGPVRRIVDRKSKPAKEQKPSREKAAPAKGKSIKTGPMRKSPGTTAFEVKSVDPDSLQLVPVQKKQPPVPGLSYGLERALFNPGVYHLQDPRSRVFNFDPYLQKIMPVSEFDFTALKQYVTSSRDEALIGTAKHEKRKYTGSTSSMSASLAHFHFLLSQWRPINTSMLSQNFPVEFNSFTALQRGPSAVFLRERDGVYAIDADKQFDTANILSMLGKSMEKLLTLPKEEFEQYRKENSSLITEDQRNEVESFHYTTMGDFLMRSQLDAHDPRLPGSGMFDLKTRAVISIRMDIENYAEGSGYEIFSLHGEYNSFEREYFDMIRAAFLKYSLQVRMGRMDGIFVAYHNIERIFGFQYISLPELDNTIHGTTDTTTGDSEFKLSVDLLNKALDRATARFPGKSLRLHFETRGNVETPFMYIFAEPMEEEEIQKIQDTNKAEIEAFEARVLGLHGEKGEEEQLEEKKNAEWEDLRAKIEESMENDEYEIKSAKEIAESLVEHHDVTGLTLEEVEQRVEEFLSTSSYSEQGGADAAEDSENKLWKEDDVDADEETDNIIEDNEETEHDEDMEKTTAEADEDADEENDEEDDEEDEEDEEEGEDEEEEEEEEEDDDGEEEEEEETEGKDSEKELENSSEEATPSDLREIAVEETVMQEGLLADPVEQTSEGQKSNVEAFEAREPELVENEGLLIDSAEETSDLDEPNQESPESQESSTDESLNSNEADNNDETLISDIESILPEEEPQKEILAMHLAIRNKVNDNYVVRPEKLTKDDKWIVEYALSEIPNHERAMNLYKATQLRRKTALRRSDEPDTKWAEERNSKFIAHLKHLAQSGRAWRRRITEKEANKPVKTLDFREEPKEVGVYEGYEEMKRAAEERNEMMKSVEETSEEKSQ from the coding sequence ATGTTTGTCTCTCTAAGTCGGCGGACTCCTAAGCTGCAGCAGTCACACGTCTGTACATCATGCCTCTCGAAACTTCTTGGAACTTCAGATGCTCTTCCACTATACTCAAATGCTATACGGGGCGCGCCGCGGGCACCTAGAAATGCCGCCACATTTTCGACAACACGACTTAAttacaagaagaaaaatacgAATGCTGACACCAAGAAGGCCGATAGTACTCCAAAAGATAGTGGTGACACTAATAAGGCAGAAAAAGCTCGTGTGCTAAGTTCAATTGAAGCCTCGAAGTCAAAAAAGGTCTCGAAgtcgaaaaagaagaaactggCAAGGCAAGTcaatgaggaagagaagggtgAACAGCAGCAGGCCACCTTGGGTCAAGGGGACATAAATCCTAAAGGCGGGAACCAAACGAACATCAAAGACTCTGGcgcaaaatcaaaaacgaagacgaagaagaatgcGAAGAAGGGTACGCCCAAATCAAAGACTACAAGTGGTAATACAACATCCAAAAAGacaaacgaagaagaaattgagtCGAAGGATCGAATTAAAAAGGTCAAGCAAAAACTTATCAATTATGTCAATTCAACCAGCTCGAAGAGCTTGATCCGAAAGATCGAAAGCAATGATGCTGCCAGTGATGACACAAAAAATCTCAAGGTAGCTCCTTGGCAGCTGCATTCCATCTACGAAGCTATGGTAGCTGAGAAGGGAGAAGCTGCTGCAAGAAAGGACCTCGTCGACCTTATTCAAAAGGGAGGCTTAACTACCACAGACCGGACTCAAGTAATGAAAGAATTGCGTGCATCTCTTGTCAATAGGCCAACGCCGAAGAAGGAGGATGTGGTTTCTGAAGCTGTGAGCTCATCAACTAATCTGGCTGGAATGCTGGCTTCATTTGAATCTATTCATCAAGGTCCAGTCAGGAGGATTGTGGATAGAAAGTCTAAACCCGCGAAGGAGCAGAAACCAAGTCGCGAAAAGGCTGCGCCTGCGAAGGGTAAATCAATCAAGACAGGACCGATGAGAAAGTCTCCGGGCACAACTGCATTTGAAGTAAAGTCAGTAGACCCGGATTCTCTTCAGCTAGTACCAGTACAGAAGAAACAACCTCCAGTCCCTGGACTATCATATGGACTTGAAAGAGCCCTGTTCAACCCTGGAGTGTATCATCTCCAGGATCCTCGGTCACGAGTGTTCAACTTTGACCCTTACTTGCAGAAGATTATGCCCGTCAGTGAATTCGATTTCACAGCTTTGAAACAATATGTCACTTCTTCGAGAGATGAAGCATTGATTGGGACTGCCAAACatgaaaagagaaagtaTACAGGTTCAACTTCAAGTATGTCGGCATCTCTTGcccattttcatttcttgctGTCACAATGGAGACCGATCAATACAAGCATGCTATCACAAAATTTCCCTGTTGAATTTAATTCTTTCACTGCTCTCCAGCGAGGCCCATCAGCAGTCTTTTTAAGGGAGAGGGACGGAGTTTATGCCATTGATGCGGATAAGCAATTTGATACAGCCAATATATTAAGCATGCTTGGAAAATCAATGGAGAAGCTTCTCACTTTACCGAAAGAAGAGTTTGAACAGTATCGAAAAGAGAACTCGAGTTTAATCACAGAAGATCAACGTAACGAAGTTGAATCCTTCCATTATACTACAATGGGCGATTTCCTCATGCGATCCCAACTCGACGCCCACGATCCCCGCCTTCCGGGGAGTGGCATGTTTGATCTAAAGACACGAGCTGTAATCTCCATTCGTATGGACATTGAAAACTACGCAGAAGGAAGTGGCTACGAGATCTTTAGCCTTCATGGAGAATACAACTCTTTTGAACGAGAGTACTTTGATATGATCAGAGCTGCATTCTTAAAGTACTCTCTGCAAGTCAGAATGGGTCGTATGGATGGCATCTTTGTTGCATATCACAACATTGAGCGAATTTTCGGCTTCCAATATATCAGTTTACCAGAACTAGACAATACTATTCACGGCACGACGGATACCACCACTGGAGATAGCGAGTTCAAGCTCAGCGTTGATTTACTCAACAAAGCCTTAGATCGCGCAACTGCTAGATTTCCAGGAAAATCATTACGTTTACATTTCGAAACTCGTGGTAATGTCGAGACGCCATTTATGTACATTTTTGCTGAGCCtatggaagaggaagagatacAAAAGATACAGGATACAAACAAAGCAGAGATTGAAGCATTCGAAGCTCGCGTTCTTGGTCTACATGGtgagaagggagaggaagagcagttggaagagaaaaagaatgcTGAGTGGGAAGACCTCCGTGCtaagattgaagaaagcaTGGAAAATGATGAATACGAGATCAAGAGTGCAAAGGAAATTGCTGAGAGCTTGGTTGAGCATCATGATGTCACTGGTTTGACATTGGAGGAGGTTGAACAACGTGTGGAAGAGTTCCTGTCAACCTCGTCTTATAGTGAACAAGGTGGGGCTGATGCTGCGGAAGACAGTGAGAACAAATtgtggaaagaagatgatgttgatgccgATGAGGAGACagataatattatagaagaTAATGAAGAAACAGAGCACGACGAGGATATGGAAAAGACTACTGCAGAGGCGGATGAGGATGccgatgaagagaatgatgaggaggatgatgaggaagatgaggaggatgaggaagaaggagaagatgaggaggaggaagaggaggaggaggaggacgacgatggggaggaagaggaagaagaggaaactgAAGGAAAAGACTCCGAAAAGGAGCTCGAAAACTCAAGTGAAGAAGCAACCCCTAGCGATCTTAGGGAAATTGCTGTTGAGGAAACAGTCATGCAAGAAGGTCTCCTCGCCGACCCAGTTGAACAAACCTCGGAGGGACAAAAAAGCAACGTCGAAGCATTTGAAGCTCGTGAACCAGAACTTGTTGAGAATGAGGGTCTATTAATTGACTCAGCCGAGGAAACTTCGGATCTCGATGAACCAAATCAAGAGTCTCCAGAGTCTCAAGAAAGCTCAACTGATGAGTCATTGAATTCGAATGAAGCAGATAACAACGACGAAACACTTATATCAGATATCGAGTCAATTCTTCCAGAGGAAGAACCTCAAAAGGAAATTTTAGCAATGCATCTTGCCATTCGCAACAAGGTCAATGACAACTACGTAGTACGACCGGAAAAGCTGACGAAAGATGATAAATGGATCGTTGAATACGCATTATCTGAAATTCCCAATCATGAAAGGGCTATGAATCTTTATAAAGCAACCCAGTTGAGAAGAAAGACAGCTTTGAGAAGATCAGATGAGCCCGACACCAAATGGgcagaagaaagaaacagtAAATTTATTGCGCATCTGAAGCACTTGGCACAAAGTGGTCGGGCGTGGAGGCGGAGGATTACGGAGAAGGAGGCAAATAAACCGGTCAAGACGTTGGACTTTAGAGAGGAGCCAAAGGAGGTCGGTGTTTACGAGGGGTATGAGGAAATGAAGAGGGCGGCTgaggagagaaatgaaatgatgaaatcAGTGGAAGAGACAAGCGAGGAAAAGTCACAATAG